In the Engystomops pustulosus chromosome 2, aEngPut4.maternal, whole genome shotgun sequence genome, one interval contains:
- the MDM4 gene encoding protein Mdm4 isoform X2, which translates to MSTSTSSQQLPGLNPSNRSIQDTEGSAVRPQPALLKLLHTAGAKGDTFTLKQVMHFLGQYIMVKQLYDKRQQHIVHCGDDELGKLLGITTFSVKDPSPLYEMLKKNLHQVSCTDAAQSPSSDLTQDTGGLERQKTSDEFGNEEIMDVGVTSSSFHKPLADDENLGILKHNVLDLSFEEWDCAGLPWWFLGNLRTNYNPLSNGSTDIPSNQDIDTALVSDTTDDLWFLNDNRSDQINMEVKVESLDSQDSEEGDGKDDGGKKVIELTIYGDDLEDTQSLSDTDTEVGSEDCWQCINCHKFNSPSKRYCFRCWALRKDWYADYPPLTHTLSTPILPSKINSLEIKNGIDIPDCRRTVSAPMVRMKSNENKSKVPFLEPLDLASSVRTFSESTDTLLGSEEATLESSRPLLEPCNLCHRRPRNGNVVHGRTAHLVTCFLCACNLKKTRKGCPVCQKPIQMVVKTYVA; encoded by the exons GTACGACCACAACCAGCTTTACTGAAGCTTCTTCATACAGCAGGGGCAAAGGGAGATACATTTACTCTGAAACAG GTTATGCATTTCTTGGGACAGTATATTATGGTTAAACAACTGTATGACAAGCGGCAGCAGCACATTGTTCACTGTGGTGATGATGAACTTGGAAAGTTACTGGGCATCACAACCTTTTCTGTCAAGGACCCCAG TCCATTGTATGAGATGTTAAAGAAGAATCTTCATCAAGTTTCTTGTACAG ATGCTGCTCAAAGTCCCTCAAGCGACCTAACGCAGGATACAGGCGGTTTGGAGCGGCAGAAG ACTAGTGATGAGTTTGGAAATGAAGAAATCATGGATGTTGGGGTTACATCTTCCTCATTTCATAAGCCACTTGCAG ATGATGAAAATCTAGGCATTCTGAAGCACAATGTGTTGGATTTATCCTTTGAAGAATGGGATTGTGCCGGTCTACCTTGGTGGTTTTTGGGGAATTTAAGGACAAATTATAATCCCCTCAGCAATGGTTCTACAGACATCCCTTCCAACCAG GACATAGATACAGCCCTGGTTTCTGATACCACCGATGACTTGTGGTTCCTAAATGACAATCGGTCTGATCAAATTAACATGGAGGTGAAAGTGGAAAGTCTGGACTCTCAAGATAGTGAAGAGGGAGATGGTAAAGATGATGGAGGAAAGAAA GTGATCGAGCTAACAATTTATGGAGATGATTTAGAAGACACACAAAGCCTGAGTGACACAGATACAGAGGTTGGATCTGAG GACTGTTGGCAATGCATCAATTGTCATAAGTTTAACTCCCCTTCAAAGCGCTACTGCTTCCGCTGCTGGGCATTACGCAAGGATTGGTATGCAGACTATCCACCTCTAACTCATACACTTTCCACACCCATTCTGCCATCTAAAATAAATTCCCTGGAAATAAAGAATGGCATTGACATTCCTGACTGCCGCAGAACAGTTTCTGCCCCCATGGTCCGCATGAAAAGTAATGAAAACAAATCAAAAGTTCCTTTTCTAGAGCCCTTAGATCTGGCATCAAGTGTCAGAACATTTTCAGAAAGCACTGATACTCTTCTTGGCTCTGAAGAAGCAACGCTAGAGTCCAGTCGTCCCTTACTGGAACCCTGCAATTTGTGCCACCGGCGCCCACGTAATGGAAACGTAGTACATGGACGTACAGCCCATTTGGTGACATGTTTTCTCTGTGCATGTAATCTGAAAAAAACTCGGAAGGGATGTCCAGTGTGCCAGAAACCAATACAGATGGTGGTAAAAACATATGTGGCGTAG